Proteins found in one Armatimonadota bacterium genomic segment:
- a CDS encoding ribosomal subunit interface protein produces the protein MQVQFRDMEGSLSAAARDYIEKKIQKLERHFKNFRTAAVVHEEIRGRHTIEITLNGDGITLRAEDTSNDLRATVDRVVDKLEAQLARFKGKRFRSLAKRDREDMLHAEEITLLLEATGEEPTTEPGEEEPPPFRIARIKRFTLKPSTLEEAAMEMEMLQHDFHVFLDMETQGVRVLYRRKDGTYGLLVGEE, from the coding sequence ATGCAAGTACAATTCCGCGATATGGAAGGCTCGTTGTCTGCAGCAGCACGCGACTACATCGAAAAGAAAATCCAGAAGCTCGAGCGTCATTTCAAAAACTTTCGCACTGCGGCTGTGGTACACGAGGAGATACGTGGCAGACACACGATAGAAATCACCCTCAACGGCGATGGCATCACCCTGCGCGCAGAAGACACGAGCAATGACCTCCGAGCCACCGTAGATCGGGTGGTAGACAAACTGGAAGCGCAGCTGGCGCGTTTCAAGGGTAAGAGATTCCGCTCGCTGGCGAAGCGCGACCGGGAGGACATGTTACATGCGGAGGAGATTACGCTTCTGCTGGAAGCCACTGGAGAAGAGCCGACCACCGAGCCTGGTGAAGAAGAACCCCCTCCCTTCCGCATCGCACGCATCAAGCGATTCACGCTGAAGCCTTCCACACTAGAAGAGGCAGCGATGGAAATGGAGATGTTACAGCACGACTTCCATGTTTTTCTGGACATGGAAACGCAGGGTGTGCGGGTGCTCTACCGCCGCAAAGACGGAACCTACGGTTTGCTGGTTGGTGAAGAGTAG
- the pfp gene encoding pyrophosphate--fructose 6-phosphate 1-phosphotransferase — protein sequence MTDTKSPLQQARASYQPKLPPALRTGHVAVQLGEPTEPATDKEQIRKLFPLTCGQPIATLVEGKGDLSTKPLRVGVVLSGGPAPGGHNVIAGVFDALKAANPDSKVYGFLKGPAGVIKGKYIELTADTVDQYRNTGGFNMIMTGRDKIEKPEELEACRKNFEEMGLDGLVIIGGDDSNTNAAVLAEYLRSVGSTTCIIGVPKTIDGDMKNELIEASFGFDTASKVYSELIGNIARDATSAVKYWHFIRLMGRAASHVTLECALQTHPNIALISEEVQAKGITLEQIVQQIVHSVVKRAQAGKNYGIALVPEGLVEFIAEIKTLIDELSAILGQEEEYIHSLPDHSERVQYLSTKLSDHSARVYGSLPQDIQEVLLRRDSHGNVPLSQVETERLLIDLVSDRIREMQAKGEAKEVKFSPLSHFFGYEGRCAAPSNFDADYAYTLGYAAAQLIRAGLTGYTVYVRNLTKSADEWIAGGVPVTMMLNIEVRKGKPTPVIRKALVDLNGKPFQTFAQQREKWAVEDDYRFPGPIQYFGPSEICDAPTITLQLERG from the coding sequence ATGACGGACACCAAATCTCCGCTACAGCAAGCTCGAGCATCGTATCAACCCAAGTTGCCACCTGCTTTGCGGACGGGGCACGTCGCCGTGCAGCTGGGTGAACCCACCGAGCCGGCGACCGACAAGGAGCAGATTCGCAAACTCTTTCCGCTCACCTGCGGTCAGCCCATCGCAACGCTGGTGGAAGGCAAAGGAGACCTGAGCACGAAGCCACTTCGGGTAGGCGTGGTGCTTTCCGGAGGACCCGCGCCCGGCGGCCACAATGTGATTGCCGGTGTGTTTGATGCGCTGAAGGCGGCAAACCCCGATAGCAAGGTGTACGGCTTCCTCAAGGGACCTGCGGGTGTGATCAAGGGCAAGTATATCGAGCTCACCGCCGACACCGTAGACCAGTACCGAAACACCGGCGGCTTCAATATGATTATGACCGGGCGCGATAAGATTGAAAAGCCGGAAGAGCTGGAAGCCTGTCGCAAGAACTTCGAAGAGATGGGACTGGATGGGCTGGTCATCATCGGGGGCGACGATTCGAACACGAACGCGGCGGTACTCGCGGAGTACCTGCGCTCGGTAGGCTCCACCACCTGCATCATTGGCGTACCCAAGACCATCGACGGCGATATGAAGAACGAGCTGATCGAAGCCTCGTTCGGTTTCGATACCGCCAGCAAGGTGTACTCCGAGCTGATTGGCAATATCGCCCGCGATGCCACTTCGGCGGTGAAGTACTGGCACTTCATCCGCTTGATGGGACGCGCAGCCAGCCATGTGACTCTGGAATGCGCTCTGCAAACCCACCCCAATATCGCCCTCATCTCGGAAGAGGTGCAGGCGAAGGGTATCACCCTCGAGCAGATTGTGCAGCAGATTGTGCACTCGGTGGTGAAGCGGGCGCAAGCGGGTAAGAACTACGGCATCGCCCTGGTGCCAGAAGGGCTGGTGGAGTTCATCGCTGAAATTAAGACGCTGATCGATGAGCTCAGCGCGATACTGGGACAGGAGGAGGAGTATATCCACAGCCTGCCAGACCACTCCGAGCGTGTGCAATACCTGAGCACCAAGCTCAGTGACCACAGCGCGCGGGTATACGGCTCCCTGCCGCAGGACATTCAGGAAGTGCTTCTGCGCCGCGACAGCCACGGCAACGTGCCTCTGTCGCAAGTGGAGACGGAACGACTGCTTATCGACCTCGTGTCCGACCGCATCCGCGAAATGCAGGCGAAGGGCGAGGCAAAAGAGGTGAAGTTCAGCCCCTTAAGCCACTTCTTCGGCTACGAAGGGCGGTGCGCCGCTCCGTCTAACTTCGACGCCGACTACGCCTATACATTGGGCTATGCTGCCGCACAGCTCATACGCGCCGGGTTAACAGGCTATACGGTGTACGTGCGCAACCTGACGAAGAGCGCGGATGAATGGATAGCAGGTGGCGTGCCTGTGACGATGATGCTGAACATCGAGGTACGCAAAGGCAAGCCCACACCTGTTATCCGCAAGGCGCTGGTGGACCTGAACGGCAAACCGTTCCAGACCTTTGCCCAACAGCGCGAGAAGTGGGCTGTGGAGGACGATTACCGCTTTCCCGGACCCATCCAGTACTTCGGTCCGAGCGAAATCTGCGACGCGCCTACGATCACTCTACAACTGGAGCGCGGTTAG